A genomic stretch from Chitinophaga agri includes:
- a CDS encoding SDR family NAD(P)-dependent oxidoreductase translates to MEHTTPIALVTGASRGLGKNEATTLAKNGIDVIITYKSKKEEADNVVREIGALGRKAAALQLDTAEAKTFEDFRSRLTEVLQQVWKTHRFNFLINNAGIDRAASFEQTTEEQLDALYNIHFKGVFLLTQALLPVIKDGGRIVNTSTGLARFTTPGYAAYASMKGAIETLTKYMAKELGKRQINVNMVAPGIIETDFTKDALSHPGTAEFISSQTALGRIGRPDDIGGVVAFLCSDQARWVTAQRIEASGGMFL, encoded by the coding sequence ATGGAACACACGACACCAATTGCATTGGTTACCGGGGCCAGCCGGGGATTAGGCAAGAATGAAGCCACTACACTGGCGAAGAATGGGATTGACGTGATCATCACCTATAAAAGTAAAAAAGAAGAAGCTGATAATGTAGTCCGGGAGATAGGGGCACTGGGCCGTAAAGCAGCTGCATTACAACTGGATACTGCCGAAGCGAAGACGTTTGAAGATTTCAGATCAAGGCTCACCGAAGTATTGCAACAAGTCTGGAAAACTCACCGCTTCAATTTCCTGATCAACAATGCCGGTATAGACCGGGCAGCCTCTTTCGAGCAAACGACAGAAGAACAACTGGACGCACTTTATAACATACACTTCAAAGGTGTATTTCTTTTAACGCAGGCGTTATTACCTGTTATTAAAGACGGAGGACGCATCGTGAATACGTCAACAGGCTTAGCCCGTTTTACAACACCTGGTTATGCGGCCTATGCATCTATGAAAGGAGCGATCGAGACACTCACCAAATACATGGCAAAAGAACTCGGAAAAAGGCAGATCAATGTCAATATGGTGGCACCTGGTATTATAGAGACGGATTTCACAAAGGACGCACTTTCACATCCCGGAACGGCGGAATTTATTTCTTCACAAACCGCACTCGGACGTATCGGCAGACCTGACGACATTGGTGGCGTTGTCGCCTTCCTGTGTTCAGATCAGGCGCGTTGGGTCACTGCACAGCGTATAGAAGCGTCAGGTGGTATGTTTTTATAA
- a CDS encoding alpha/beta hydrolase, whose amino-acid sequence MKMKNVIPAALLGITASATAQKIDASIDPRIDPQVRTFLKALNTAGKGQTPIYKLPGTGPADALTALQNQTPVDLSGVEVSHQTITQDGVTVPVHIVRPKGATGKLPVIMFYHGGVWLVGNFENHQRFVRDLVVGTNAIAVFPDYTLIPEARYPTQINQAYAALNWVASHGEELHADVSRIAVAGNSVGGNMSAAIALMAKDKHGPAIKIQVLLYPAVGADFNTSSYKEFANDRFLTRDFMEYGWNLYAPDAATRKDRYAVPLAATVEQLKGLPTTLIQTAENDPLRDEGEAYGRKLREAGVNSTTVRYVGMIHDFGLLNGINQVPAVQQSIQDAIRAINAAFK is encoded by the coding sequence ATGAAAATGAAAAATGTTATTCCGGCAGCCCTCTTAGGTATTACAGCATCCGCAACAGCGCAAAAGATCGATGCTAGTATTGATCCACGGATCGATCCGCAGGTAAGGACTTTTCTGAAAGCACTGAATACAGCAGGCAAGGGACAAACGCCTATTTACAAATTACCAGGCACAGGTCCGGCAGATGCATTGACAGCATTACAGAATCAAACACCCGTCGACCTTTCAGGTGTGGAGGTCTCTCATCAAACCATCACACAGGATGGCGTGACAGTACCCGTGCATATTGTTCGTCCGAAAGGCGCAACAGGCAAACTGCCGGTTATCATGTTCTATCACGGGGGCGTATGGCTGGTAGGCAATTTTGAAAACCATCAACGTTTTGTACGTGACCTGGTAGTCGGTACAAACGCTATCGCCGTATTCCCTGATTATACACTGATACCTGAAGCCCGTTATCCTACACAGATCAATCAGGCTTATGCCGCGCTCAACTGGGTAGCATCACATGGAGAGGAACTGCATGCAGATGTAAGCCGTATTGCGGTAGCAGGTAACAGCGTTGGCGGAAACATGTCGGCTGCCATTGCCCTGATGGCAAAAGACAAACATGGCCCCGCGATTAAAATACAGGTATTGCTCTACCCTGCTGTAGGCGCTGATTTCAATACCAGCTCTTACAAAGAATTTGCTAATGACCGCTTCCTGACAAGAGATTTTATGGAATACGGCTGGAACCTGTATGCGCCTGATGCGGCTACCAGGAAAGACCGTTACGCCGTTCCCCTGGCAGCTACTGTTGAACAACTGAAAGGACTGCCTACCACCCTTATTCAGACAGCAGAAAATGATCCTTTACGTGATGAAGGAGAAGCATATGGCAGGAAGCTAAGAGAAGCTGGCGTAAATAGTACCACTGTAAGATACGTTGGCATGATACATGACTTTGGCTTGCTGAATGGCATTAACCAGGTACCGGCCGTACAGCAGTCGATACAGGATGCGATACGTGCTATTAATGCAGCCTTTAAATAA
- a CDS encoding sigma-54-dependent transcriptional regulator, producing the protein MKAKILIVEDQFIEAHALERMLLRAGYMVCDIATSVQEALAVIDKEPVDMVLLDIQLKGSLTGIDLAERLNQRNIAFVYLSANSNRTILEQAKRTQPYGFLVKPFRQKDVLIMLDVAWYLHKQKKEPLSGNIASKTANNSNRSKTGCNTPVLIGNSPAIAHLYEQIRTAAGSNISVLIQGESGTGKELVAREIHQLSDRCNKPFVVVNCAGLPATLIESELFGHERGMFTGAIDKRTGKFEQADGGTIFLDEIGELPIDIQVKFLRVLQEREIEPIGGNIKKINVRILAATNRNLENEIAHARFRLDLYYRLSVFPVNVPALREHTSDIPLLAAHFMQRYAQDAGKHFTGITDSVLKQLMHYGWPGNVRELQNVIFRSVLLNDGPEISRLSVSLPQTADSKDTSLTMEENERNHILRVLEKCGWKVAGKNGAAEILNINVSTLNSRMKKLGIKKPRWYE; encoded by the coding sequence TTGAAAGCAAAGATACTCATCGTAGAAGACCAGTTTATTGAGGCACATGCGCTGGAAAGGATGCTGTTACGTGCCGGCTACATGGTTTGCGACATCGCAACGTCTGTGCAGGAAGCATTGGCGGTCATTGATAAAGAGCCGGTAGATATGGTACTGCTGGATATTCAGCTGAAGGGGAGTTTGACAGGTATTGACCTGGCGGAGCGGCTTAATCAGCGGAATATTGCCTTTGTATATCTTTCGGCTAATTCAAACAGGACGATACTTGAACAGGCCAAAAGAACGCAGCCCTATGGTTTCCTGGTAAAACCGTTCCGCCAGAAAGACGTACTTATCATGCTGGATGTGGCCTGGTATCTTCATAAACAGAAAAAAGAGCCCCTTTCAGGGAACATAGCATCAAAGACTGCCAATAATAGCAACCGGTCTAAAACGGGCTGTAACACCCCTGTTCTGATCGGTAACAGTCCAGCCATTGCTCATTTATATGAGCAGATCAGAACAGCTGCCGGTTCCAATATTTCTGTATTGATACAGGGAGAAAGCGGCACGGGCAAGGAACTGGTGGCCAGAGAGATCCATCAGCTCTCTGACAGATGTAACAAACCATTTGTGGTGGTCAACTGTGCCGGACTTCCTGCTACGCTGATCGAATCAGAGCTGTTCGGTCATGAAAGAGGTATGTTTACCGGTGCTATTGATAAAAGAACAGGAAAATTTGAGCAGGCAGACGGCGGTACTATCTTCCTGGATGAAATAGGTGAGCTACCTATTGACATACAGGTGAAGTTCCTGCGCGTATTGCAGGAACGGGAAATAGAACCAATCGGAGGTAATATAAAAAAGATCAACGTCCGTATACTGGCTGCCACGAACAGAAACCTTGAAAATGAAATAGCACATGCACGTTTCCGGCTGGACCTGTATTACCGGTTGAGCGTGTTTCCTGTGAACGTACCTGCACTCAGAGAACATACATCAGATATACCATTGCTGGCAGCACATTTTATGCAGCGGTACGCACAGGATGCAGGAAAACACTTCACAGGTATTACTGATAGTGTGCTGAAGCAGTTAATGCACTACGGCTGGCCTGGCAATGTGCGGGAACTACAGAATGTCATATTCCGTAGTGTGTTACTGAATGATGGTCCGGAGATCAGCCGGCTCTCGGTTTCACTTCCACAAACAGCTGATAGCAAGGATACATCGCTTACAATGGAAGAAAATGAACGGAACCATATTCTCAGGGTACTGGAAAAATGTGGATGGAAAGTAGCGGGGAAAAACGGTGCTGCCGAAATACTGAACATCAATGTGTCTACACTAAACTCAAGAATGAAAAAGCTGGGCATTAAAAAGCCCAGGTGGTATGAATAA
- a CDS encoding tetratricopeptide repeat-containing sensor histidine kinase has product MLNVISKKTIIAGVAMILLMTPFVGHGQFYPMPAPANANSEMLLLRKLSSQSADTARIGLLLTLANLYASRPIRRPGDLAASIQYAEQAALISSRELCQDQHNEALLLKGYALILSDRYEEAAQLLPLLNNLTKIRLQLTLSYKYLERAEGNEVLNREKATAFLHEAAALIQQTGYLQYNIYVKLTEGNLLLSAGQYDEAEKVFREAINIQRTNGNKKLQYVFLSLSTLYWIKGEYDQSLSYALQSMDYIKTTGDSAAAGDAYFCLARIFRNTGQLEKSVENFRQAFEHYKIYRGYQGSLIACIQGMGHVMIGQRQYKEALRFFLTEYKKYPPQNYLERKTMTGDIGDCYLKLKDYTRAEQYFLKEFNAAKQVNALNEEAYHRIAFFYVESARFSKALPYLDSAIKQLGGTTPVQTRSHLYYMHYLSDSGIGNYKSAMHYLNANRQCDLTIYQQTKVKEIQSLTVQYETDKKNQQIDLLKKSDQIHQARQQKAELIRNISILAVLLLMVSTYIYYTQFRNKVKLAGIINQKNKQLKILLSEKEWLLKEVHHRVKNNLHTVISLLDLQAEFLKDDALKAIENSQHRIYAMSLIHQKLYDAENPNIIDLSSYIPELVSYLRSSFDMDTSVSYQLHIAPLVVDISVAIPLGLIINEAVSNSNKYAFPPESTHNIISISVSQTDEDIQVNIADNGIGMTVNKDASRADSLGLKLIQGLCRDLNAAYDIKSDNGVHISIRFPLHAPVIEDY; this is encoded by the coding sequence ATGTTGAATGTTATCAGTAAAAAAACGATTATAGCAGGAGTGGCAATGATACTGTTGATGACACCGTTCGTCGGACATGGACAGTTCTATCCGATGCCTGCTCCGGCGAATGCAAACAGTGAGATGCTCCTTTTACGGAAGCTCAGTAGTCAGTCAGCCGATACTGCCCGTATTGGTCTGCTGCTCACGCTCGCTAATCTCTATGCCTCCAGACCCATAAGGCGGCCGGGGGATTTAGCCGCCAGTATACAGTATGCAGAACAGGCTGCCCTGATCAGCAGCAGGGAGCTTTGCCAGGACCAGCATAATGAGGCCCTGTTACTCAAAGGATATGCACTTATCCTGAGTGACCGGTATGAAGAAGCGGCGCAACTACTCCCATTACTGAACAATCTTACTAAGATCAGATTACAACTCACGCTAAGTTATAAATACCTGGAAAGAGCAGAAGGCAATGAAGTGCTCAACAGAGAAAAAGCAACGGCGTTCCTTCATGAAGCAGCCGCTTTAATACAGCAAACAGGCTACCTGCAATACAATATCTATGTGAAGTTGACAGAAGGCAACCTGCTGCTGTCTGCAGGCCAATATGATGAGGCGGAAAAGGTTTTCAGAGAAGCGATTAACATACAGCGGACCAATGGCAACAAAAAACTCCAATATGTATTTCTCAGTCTGTCCACCTTATACTGGATAAAGGGAGAATACGACCAGTCGCTGTCCTATGCGCTTCAATCCATGGACTACATTAAGACGACCGGCGATTCGGCCGCTGCAGGCGATGCGTATTTTTGTCTGGCAAGGATATTCAGAAACACCGGTCAACTGGAAAAGTCGGTAGAAAACTTTCGCCAGGCCTTTGAACATTATAAGATCTATCGTGGTTACCAGGGATCACTGATTGCCTGTATACAGGGGATGGGACATGTAATGATTGGACAACGCCAATATAAAGAGGCCCTGCGGTTCTTTCTGACGGAATACAAAAAGTACCCGCCACAAAACTACCTGGAGCGTAAGACCATGACAGGCGACATCGGCGACTGCTATCTGAAACTGAAGGATTATACCAGGGCGGAGCAGTATTTCCTCAAAGAGTTCAATGCCGCTAAACAGGTCAATGCGCTGAATGAAGAGGCCTATCACCGGATAGCGTTCTTCTACGTCGAAAGCGCCCGTTTTTCCAAAGCACTCCCCTATCTCGACAGTGCCATTAAGCAGCTTGGTGGCACAACACCTGTACAGACGAGAAGCCACCTCTACTACATGCATTATCTCTCGGATTCGGGTATAGGCAATTATAAATCTGCCATGCACTATCTGAATGCCAACAGACAATGTGATTTGACAATTTACCAACAGACGAAAGTAAAAGAAATCCAGTCATTAACGGTGCAATACGAAACAGACAAAAAGAATCAGCAGATCGACCTGCTGAAAAAGAGTGATCAGATACATCAGGCCAGACAGCAAAAAGCAGAACTGATCAGGAATATCAGCATACTGGCAGTATTGCTGTTAATGGTGAGTACATATATCTATTACACACAATTTCGTAACAAGGTCAAACTGGCCGGCATTATCAACCAGAAGAATAAACAACTAAAGATCCTGTTAAGTGAAAAAGAGTGGCTACTGAAAGAGGTACATCACCGTGTCAAAAACAACCTGCATACGGTCATCAGTCTGCTGGACCTGCAGGCAGAGTTCCTGAAAGATGATGCATTGAAAGCGATAGAGAACAGTCAGCACAGAATATACGCCATGTCGCTGATACACCAGAAACTCTATGATGCAGAGAATCCCAACATCATAGACCTTTCATCCTATATACCGGAGCTGGTCAGTTACCTGCGAAGCAGTTTTGACATGGACACCAGCGTAAGTTATCAGTTGCATATTGCACCTCTGGTAGTGGATATTTCAGTGGCCATACCGTTAGGTCTTATCATCAATGAAGCCGTATCCAACTCCAACAAATACGCCTTTCCTCCCGAAAGTACCCATAACATTATCAGCATTTCCGTCAGCCAGACAGATGAAGACATACAAGTGAACATAGCAGATAATGGTATTGGTATGACCGTTAACAAAGACGCCAGTCGTGCAGATTCCCTCGGACTTAAACTTATCCAGGGGCTTTGCAGGGACCTCAATGCGGCATATGATATAAAAAGTGACAATGGAGTGCATATCAGCATACGGTTTCCCCTGCACGCACCGGTTATTGAAGATTATTAA
- a CDS encoding LytR/AlgR family response regulator transcription factor, giving the protein MNCLIIDDNPIARATLQQLATAVIGLHVVCECSTAIDAYNILQEKQVDLLLLDIEMPDMTGLELTRNLGNKDLIIIFTTAKKDYAAEAFELNVADYLVKPVTPARFLQAIDKAKSLLESRKEEVKLVHDEFIFIRDSNIVKRLKLDDILYAEAMGDYVKFHTRKKDYVIHVTFKATEDRLPASRFMRVNRSYIAAIDKIDTMQDGGLVINGKFIPITETYKKAVIKRINVM; this is encoded by the coding sequence ATGAACTGCCTCATTATTGACGATAACCCGATTGCCCGGGCGACACTGCAACAACTGGCAACTGCTGTTATCGGCCTTCATGTCGTGTGTGAATGCAGCACGGCCATAGATGCCTACAATATTTTACAGGAGAAACAGGTTGATCTGCTCCTGTTGGATATTGAGATGCCAGATATGACAGGTTTAGAACTCACCAGGAACCTTGGTAATAAAGATCTCATCATCATTTTTACCACGGCGAAAAAGGATTATGCTGCAGAAGCATTTGAGCTGAACGTGGCGGACTATCTCGTGAAGCCTGTCACACCTGCCCGCTTTTTGCAAGCCATAGATAAGGCGAAGTCCCTGCTGGAAAGCAGAAAGGAAGAGGTAAAGCTGGTCCATGATGAGTTTATTTTTATACGCGACTCCAATATTGTAAAGCGACTGAAGCTGGATGATATCCTGTATGCCGAAGCCATGGGAGATTATGTGAAATTTCATACCCGGAAGAAGGACTATGTGATCCATGTGACGTTTAAAGCAACAGAGGACCGGTTGCCTGCATCCAGGTTCATGCGGGTGAACAGGTCCTATATTGCAGCCATTGATAAAATAGATACGATGCAGGATGGTGGACTCGTCATCAATGGGAAATTTATTCCTATTACCGAGACATACAAGAAGGCCGTCATTAAAAGGATCAATGTAATGTAG